DNA from Sulfurimonas xiamenensis:
GGAGGAGCTGCAAAAAGAATAAAGAGTCTTGCTGTATCTGCTCCATACTTCTCTATTATAGCATCGGGGTCAACCGTATTGCCTTTGGACTTGCTCATTTTGGCACCGTCTTTTAACACCATGCCTTGAGTGAGAAGTTTATCAAAAGGTTCGTCAAAATCCAAATAACCTAAATCACGAAAAACTTTTGTAAAAAATCTTGCATACAAAAGATGCAAAATTGCATGTTCAATACCGCCGATATATTGATCAACACCTTGATACCCTTGCTGATGCATCCAGTACTGAATCTGCTCTTTTGAAAAAGCCTCTTTTTCCCAATTTTTAGATGATGCACAAAATCTTAAAAAATACCATGAAGACTCTACAAATGTATCCATTGTATCTGTTTCACGAATTGCATCCTCTCCGCACTTAGGACATTTGCAATGCTTCCATGTCGGATGTTTCTCAAGCGGATTTCCCTCACCCGTAATCTCGATATCTTCAGGAAGCGCTACTGGAAGATTCTCTTTTTTCTCCATAACTATGCCGCATTTATCACAATGAATAAAAGGGATAGGTGCTCCCCAATATCTTTGACGGGAAACTCCCCAGTCTTTAAGTTTATAGTTGGTTGTTTTTTTACCTATTTTTTCTGTTTCAAAATACTCTATTATCTTTGACTGTGCATCTTTGGAGTTTAGTCCATCAAATTGAGCAGAGTTAAACAATTCACCCACTTCTGTAAATGCTTGATCATCACTTAATTCGCCCTCAAAAGATTTGATTACTGGGCGAATTGGCAGATTGTACTTTTTGGCAAATTCAAAATCTCTCTCATCATGAGCAGGAACTGCCATTACTCCGCCGCTTCCATAATCCATTAAAACAAAATTTGCTACCCATACAGGAATCTTCTCTTTTGTTAGAGGGTGAACTACATCTATATCTAAAGCTACACCGCTTTTTGTTTTTTGTCTATCAATAGATGACGCATTTTTCATCTCTTTGATTTTTACAACTGTCTCATCATCTAAAAGTGAGTTCTCAATCATATAAGTTACAATATCATGCTCAGGAGCCAGAGCTGCATAGCTTACTCCATAGATTGTATCAGGGCGTGTTGTAAACACATCAAAACCATCAAATTTATTATCCAATTTGCTTAAAGATGCTTCCTCAAAACAGAGTTTAAATTCCAAACCGTTTGATCTGCCTATCCAGTTCTCCTGCATAGTTAAAACTTGTTTTGGCCAGCCCCCTTCAAGTTTGCTTAAATCGCAAAGAAGCTCATCTGCATACTGGGTGATTTTAAAATAGTATTGATTCATATCTTTCTTAACTACCTGCGTATCGCATCTCCAGCAGCAGCCGTCAATTACCTGCTCGTTAGCCAAAACAGTCTGACAACTAGGGCACCAGTTTAAAAATCCTTTTTTACGATAAAGAAGTCCTTTTTCATACATATCGATGATAAAACCCTGTTCAAACTTTGTATAGAGCTCATCACTTGTTGCAAATTCTCTCTCTTTTGAAAAAGAGAATCCAAGAGATTTAAATTCCTCTTTCATATAATCAATATTGTCATAAGTCCATTTTTTTGGATGCGAGCCATTTTTTATAGCTGCATTTTCAGCAGGCATGCCAAAACTGTCAAAGCCGATTGGATGAAGAACATTAAAACCTTGTTGGCGGTAATATCTTGCAAAAGCATCACTTAAAGTATAATTTCTAACATGTCCCATATGCAATCTTCCGCTTGGGAAGGGAAACATACTTAAGATATATTTTTTCTTTTTTGTAAAATTTTCATTAGGCTCAAAACTTCTGTTTTTTGCCCAATACTCCTGCCACTTTTTTTCTAACTCTTTTGAACTGTATTCCAACTATAATCTCCTAATACTCATCACGATTTTTCGAACTCTCTATATAAACAAGTCCCATAGAGAATAAATTTGCTATCAATGCACCGATAGTCAAAGCGATAGCCCACTCTAAATTTCCAACAACTTCCAAATATATAAATGCCGGTATAAGATGTAAATCAGCTACGAGAGATGAAGCCAATAGCTCAGCAGAAAGAAGATTTCTAACACCTATTTTTAAAAATGTTGAAACTAAATTTAAACTTCCCGCGACAAATAGCGCCACAGCACTGTGCTCATACAAAAATCCCGCAATTGATGTTAAACTCATTAACGAGAAAAATACATATATTACCTTACCCCAATCCATAGCAACACCTTAGTTTTAAATTAATTAGAAGGATTATACAAAAAGTATCTTAAGTAGTGACTGAAGTGTTTATTGAGTTGTTTTTGAAATAATTTTTATGAAAATATTATCCAGGCAAAAGCCTAGAAAAAATAAATATAAAGAAGAAGATAGAGACTTTTTAATTTTTTACATAACTCCAGATTCAAATTGAGATCTCATTCTCTCTTTCTCCGCTTCTCTTTTTGCTTTCTCAGCGAGTTTAATATGATATTTTTTCACATCAAAACCAAATAGAAGCAAAATAGGTGAAGCTACAAAAATTGATGAATAAGTTCCAATAACAATACCTACCAAAAGAGTAAATGCAAAAGCATGAATAATTTCACCGCCAAACATAAAAAGCGTAAACACAACAAAAAGTGTTGTAAGTGAAGTCAGAGTTGTTCTAGCTAATGTTTTTGTAATAGAATCATCTATAATTTCTGAGAGTTCACTCTCTCTGGTTTTTACTACACTCTCACGAATTCTGTCAAAAACAATTATTGTATCATTAAGCGAGTAACCAAGAATCGTAAGAAGTGCAGCTAAAACATCTAAGTTTACCTCCAAGCCGACCAAAACTATAGCACCAAGAGCGATAGAGACATCATGAACAAGAGCGATAATAGAAGCAACGGCAAATCTCCACTCAAATCTAAATGCAACATAGATTAAAATTCCCACAATAGCCAAGATAAGAGACATGATCCCTTTTTCTTTTAACTCGCTTCCGACTTTTGGACCAACTATATCAACACGACGAACCTCAAATTCTCCCGTATCTTTAAGTGACTCACGAGTAACATCGCCTATATCGACGGTAACATTTCCGGTAGTTGTTTTCATACGGATAACGACCTCTTCGGCAGAACCAAATTCTGTAATCGTGGCATCCTCAAAAATTTTGTTACCCTTTAGCTTCTCTCTCATATCATCAATTGGCGCATCTGTTGTGTACTTCACCTGAACTATTGTTCCTCCGGCAAAATCTACACCGTAATTAAGACCTTTTGTTGCCAAAAGAGCGAATGAACTTAAAACTAAAACTATTGATAAAATCATTGCAAGTTTTGACTTGCCCATAAAATTAAAGGTTCTTGTATATTTAAAAAATTCCATAATTAACCCTTAATTCCAAACCATAAAAGATTGTTTTTGCTTTTTTGAATTCTTTTTTCTAACATTTGATAAATCCCATGTGTTCCAAGAATCGCAGTAATCATTGAAGCTAAAATACCGATACTTATCGTGATTGCAAAACCTTTAATTGCTCCTGTTCCGTACGCATACAAAACAACAGCAGCAATAAGTGTGGTAATATTTGCATCCAAAATAGCTCTCATTGCATTCGAATAACCCTCTTCTATTGCTCTATGAGTCGATACACCCTCATGTATAAGCTCGCGTATACGCTCTGATATGATAACATTGGCATCAACTGCCATACCGACTGTTAAAACAATACCCGCCATACCCGGAAGTGTCAATGTTGCGCCAAAGAGACTCATAACCGCTAAAATAATAAAGAGATTTGCAATCAAAGCAATATTTGCAATAATTCCTGCAACTCTGTAGTAAGCAATCATAAATACAATTACCAATATAAATCCGCCAATAAGCGCAATCATACTTGCTTTAATGCTGTCAGCGCCAAGACTTGGCCCGACTGAACGCTTTTCCATAAGATAAATTGGCGCCAATAAAGAACCTGAACGAAGAGCAATAGCTAAATCTTTTGCTTCCATAACAGAGTAGCTGCCTGAAATTTGTCCACTTCCGCCGCCAATTCTCTCATTTATCACCGGAGCAGAATAAACCTTGCCATCTAAAACAACAGCTAAGCGTTTTCCAACATTCTTACCGGTAAAATCGCCAAATATCTCAGCACCTTCAGCATTAAGTGAAAAATTAATAAGAGGACGATTGTTTTGATCAAAACCTACATGAGCATCTGTAAGCATTCCTCCGTCTAATATGGGAATTTCATGCACCAAATGTTTTATTTCCGGATTTGCGGCATCTTCTAAAATAACATCTCCATAAGCTGCGGCATCACTTTCGCTCATAGTATGAACTCTGGCAGCTCTATCTTCATCAACAGCCATAAGCTCAAGTTTTGCAGCACGAGATATAAGTTCACGGGCACGCTGCTCTTCATCAGCACTCTTAATTCCTGCTAATTGCACAAGAATTTTTTCTTCGCCTTGACGAGCAACCACCGGTTCTGTCAAACCAAATTGATCAAGTCTGTTTCTTATTGTTTCAATCGCCTGAGAAATTGCCTGTTTCTCTGTCTCTGCTATCTCTTCATTAGTAAGACTCAGAGAAATTTTTTCATCAACAACAACTACAACGGCACCCTCTATTTCATGTAAAAATGTTTGAACAGTTTTTGCATCATCTTTATCTAAAAGAGTAAATGTTATCTCATTTTCATCAAAATGAAGAGAATCGATTAGGATATCTTTTCTCTCACTAAAGTGTTTAATACTTGCAGCAATTGATTTAATACGGGATTTTACAGCTTCTTCAGTTTTTACACCAAGAAGCATATGAAGTCCGCCTTGAAGATCAAGCCCTAAAGTAATTTTTTTTCCGTCTTGCATCTGAAACAGAGACGGAGCTGAAAAAAAAAGACCAAATATTATAGATAAAGCAAAAATAACTACGCGATAATTAAGCTTCATCCTCATACTTTCTAGCAACTGCTTCTTTAGTTATTTTTACAATAGTTTCATCATTGATTTTAACACTGAAAAATTGCTCTTCAACTTTGTAAACCACTGCTATTACTCCGCCAGCAGTAACTATTTTGTCACCTTTTTTAAGAGATGCTATCATCTCTTGTCTATTTTTTGCCTCTTTTTGCTGTGGGCGGATAATTACAAAATACATAATTGCAATTAAAATTATAAATGGCAGTAACTGACTTAATATTTCCATGAGTTAGGGTTTCCTTTGAATAAATTGAGACGATTATACAAAAAGTATATTAATAAAAGACTGAATACTGCTATAATTTGCACTAAAAATAGAGTAAAAATATGATCGAAAAATTTCAAAAAATTAAAAATAATTACAATCCTGCACTCTTTGATTTACTATGCGGAGTTATAGCTTCGACTTTTTTTAGTGCATTTATCTATTTTGAACATTTTGACATAACCATAAAAATAGTAAATACAATTTTTGGGCTTATGGCTCTGTCTATGCTTTTATATATGCCAAAGAGAGCTCTTTTAGTAGCAGGTTTTTTTATAGGTTTATTTTGGTTTTACTGGATTGGATATAGCTTCAAATACAATGGCGTTGGTTATATGGAGCCTTTGATTACCATACTTTTTGCTATTGTCTATATGCTTTTTTTCGGAATTTTGGCATTAACAAACAGTGTGGCGCTTCGAGCTGTTTTA
Protein-coding regions in this window:
- the leuS gene encoding leucine--tRNA ligase, which translates into the protein MEYSSKELEKKWQEYWAKNRSFEPNENFTKKKKYILSMFPFPSGRLHMGHVRNYTLSDAFARYYRQQGFNVLHPIGFDSFGMPAENAAIKNGSHPKKWTYDNIDYMKEEFKSLGFSFSKEREFATSDELYTKFEQGFIIDMYEKGLLYRKKGFLNWCPSCQTVLANEQVIDGCCWRCDTQVVKKDMNQYYFKITQYADELLCDLSKLEGGWPKQVLTMQENWIGRSNGLEFKLCFEEASLSKLDNKFDGFDVFTTRPDTIYGVSYAALAPEHDIVTYMIENSLLDDETVVKIKEMKNASSIDRQKTKSGVALDIDVVHPLTKEKIPVWVANFVLMDYGSGGVMAVPAHDERDFEFAKKYNLPIRPVIKSFEGELSDDQAFTEVGELFNSAQFDGLNSKDAQSKIIEYFETEKIGKKTTNYKLKDWGVSRQRYWGAPIPFIHCDKCGIVMEKKENLPVALPEDIEITGEGNPLEKHPTWKHCKCPKCGEDAIRETDTMDTFVESSWYFLRFCASSKNWEKEAFSKEQIQYWMHQQGYQGVDQYIGGIEHAILHLLYARFFTKVFRDLGYLDFDEPFDKLLTQGMVLKDGAKMSKSKGNTVDPDAIIEKYGADTARLFILFAAPPTQELEWNDSAVEGAYKFIKRFYDRSSNIYETDAVPVIEHASLLKEEKFARKKVYEALVRSIDVYTEKYTFNTMIAGVMEAMNALNLQTNRDVWCEGYWILTSIMEPVIPHVCSEISNKYFNLKNLTPQKVIEDVFVEEAVTLAVSINGKRRCEIEVAVDADQNSILEAAKEKAQKWLEGKTIIKEIVVPKKLVNLVIKG
- a CDS encoding DUF6394 family protein is translated as MDWGKVIYVFFSLMSLTSIAGFLYEHSAVALFVAGSLNLVSTFLKIGVRNLLSAELLASSLVADLHLIPAFIYLEVVGNLEWAIALTIGALIANLFSMGLVYIESSKNRDEY
- the secF gene encoding protein translocase subunit SecF, with product MEFFKYTRTFNFMGKSKLAMILSIVLVLSSFALLATKGLNYGVDFAGGTIVQVKYTTDAPIDDMREKLKGNKIFEDATITEFGSAEEVVIRMKTTTGNVTVDIGDVTRESLKDTGEFEVRRVDIVGPKVGSELKEKGIMSLILAIVGILIYVAFRFEWRFAVASIIALVHDVSIALGAIVLVGLEVNLDVLAALLTILGYSLNDTIIVFDRIRESVVKTRESELSEIIDDSITKTLARTTLTSLTTLFVVFTLFMFGGEIIHAFAFTLLVGIVIGTYSSIFVASPILLLFGFDVKKYHIKLAEKAKREAEKERMRSQFESGVM
- the secD gene encoding protein translocase subunit SecD; protein product: MKLNYRVVIFALSIIFGLFFSAPSLFQMQDGKKITLGLDLQGGLHMLLGVKTEEAVKSRIKSIAASIKHFSERKDILIDSLHFDENEITFTLLDKDDAKTVQTFLHEIEGAVVVVVDEKISLSLTNEEIAETEKQAISQAIETIRNRLDQFGLTEPVVARQGEEKILVQLAGIKSADEEQRARELISRAAKLELMAVDEDRAARVHTMSESDAAAYGDVILEDAANPEIKHLVHEIPILDGGMLTDAHVGFDQNNRPLINFSLNAEGAEIFGDFTGKNVGKRLAVVLDGKVYSAPVINERIGGGSGQISGSYSVMEAKDLAIALRSGSLLAPIYLMEKRSVGPSLGADSIKASMIALIGGFILVIVFMIAYYRVAGIIANIALIANLFIILAVMSLFGATLTLPGMAGIVLTVGMAVDANVIISERIRELIHEGVSTHRAIEEGYSNAMRAILDANITTLIAAVVLYAYGTGAIKGFAITISIGILASMITAILGTHGIYQMLEKRIQKSKNNLLWFGIKG
- the yajC gene encoding preprotein translocase subunit YajC, with the translated sequence MEILSQLLPFIILIAIMYFVIIRPQQKEAKNRQEMIASLKKGDKIVTAGGVIAVVYKVEEQFFSVKINDETIVKITKEAVARKYEDEA